One segment of Lycium ferocissimum isolate CSIRO_LF1 unplaced genomic scaffold, AGI_CSIRO_Lferr_CH_V1 ctg1604, whole genome shotgun sequence DNA contains the following:
- the LOC132042539 gene encoding probable carotenoid cleavage dioxygenase 4, chloroplastic isoform X1: protein MSAFTFSFTSTLLPHPKTLRSPNRTSSFSVNPKTSSYTSPKATAKSSSSKQHNKPPRKPLLEPSFPEVILNACDDFIDTFINPPRHPSIDPKYVLTNNFAPVDELPPTECEVVKGSLPPCLDGAYIRNGSNTQYLPRGPFHLFDGDGMLHSTRISQGKAIFCSRYVKTYKYMVEKEAGFSIIPNLFSDFNSLMASVSRGAVSIARTNLGQFDPSNGIGLANTSLALLGGNLFALYETDLPYAIKLAPNGDIITIGRHDFDGNLSTNMTAHPKIDPNTSEAFAFSSGPIPPFLTFFRIDPNGTKSRGVPIFSMTRPSFVHDFAITKNYAIFPDIQIEMNPFKPIITGGSPVGFNSRKVPRLGVIPRYATNESEMKWFEVPGFNMVHAINAWEEDDGDTIIVIAPNLISAEHLSKMDLIHASIEKVKIDLKTGTVSRNPMSTRNLELAGINPTYVGKKNKYIYAAIGDPWPKAKGVVKLDVSISEIEHRDCIVATRIFGPNCFCSEPFFVEKDPNSVFAADEDDGYVVCYMHNESTREASFLVMDAKSHDLEIVAVVKLPRRVPYGFHGIFVKESDLNLL from the exons ATGAGTGCTTTcactttttccttcacttctacGTTATTACCACACCCCAAAACTCTCCGTTCTCCCAATCGGACATCTTCCTTTTCAGTAAACCCTAAAACATCTTCATATACATCTCCAAAAGCCACAGCAAAAAGTTCATCATCTAAACAACATAATAAACCCCCAAGAAAACCGTTATTAGAACCTTCATTTCCCGAAGTTATCTTGAATGCATGTGACGATTTCATCGACACTTTCATTAATCCTCCTCGTCATCCTTCCATTGATCCAAAATATGTTCTCACTAACAACTTTGCTCCTGTGGACGAACTTCCTCCTACAGAATGCGAGGTGGTAAAAGGAAGCCTTCCACCGTGTCTTGATGGCGCTTACATTAGAAATGGTTCAAATACACAATATCTTCCTCGTGGACCTTTTCATCTCTTTGATGGTGATGGGATGCTTCACTCTACTAGAATTTCTCAAGGTAAAGCCATATTTTGTAGCCGTTATGTCAAAACTTACAAGTACATGGTAGAAAAAGAAGCGGGGTTTTCAATCATTCCTAATCTCTTCTCCGACTTTAATAGCCTTATGGCCTCTGTGAGTCGTGGAGCAGTGTCTATAGCTCGGACAAATCTTGGACAATTCGATCCAAGCAATGGTATTGGCCTTGCTAACACTAGTTTGGCTCTATTGGGAGGCAATTTATTTGCTCTGTATGAAACTGATCTTCCTTATGCTATAAAATTAGCCCCAAATGGTGATATCATAACTATTGGCCGTCATGATTTTGATGGAAATCTTTCTACAAATATGACAGCACATCCCAAAATTGATCCAAATACTAGTGAGGCTTTCGCTTTTAGTTCCGGTCCAATACCtccatttttaactttttttagaATTGACCCTAACGGGACTAAAAGTCGTGGTGTACCAATTTTCTCCATGACACGTCCCTCTTTTGTTCATGACTTTGCCATTACAAAAAATTATGCCATATTTCCCGATATACAAATAGAAATGAACCCTTTTAAGCCTATCATCACCGGTGGCTCACCGGTGGGTTTCAACTCGAGAAAAGTGCCTCGCCTCGGGGTGATTCCTCGTTACGCGACGAATGAGTCAGAAATGAAGTGGTTCGAAGTGCCAGGGTTTAATATGGTACATGCAATTAATGCGTGGGAAGAAGACGACGGTGACACAATAATAGTGATTGCTCCAAACTTAATATCAGCAGAGCACCTTTCGAAAATGGATTTGATCCATGCATCAATTGAAAAAGTAAAGATAGACTTGAAGACGGGTACTGTAAGTAGAAATCCAATGTCGACGAGGAATCTTGAGTTGGCAGGTATCAACCCGACTTATGTTGGGAAGAAGAACAA GTACATATATGCAGCTATTGGAGACCCTTGGCCAAAAGCAAAAGGTGTGGTAAAATTGGACGTATCCATATCAGAAATTGAACATCGTGATTGCATAGTGGCCACaagaatttttggaccaaactGTTTCTGTAGTGAGCCCTTCTTTGTGGAAAAGGACCCTAACAGTGTATTTGCCG CCGATGAAGATGATGGCTATGTGGTGTGTTATATGCACAATGAGAGCACAAGAGAAGCAAGTTTCTTGGTGATGGATGCAAAATCTCATGATCTTGAAATTGTAGCTGTTGTGAAATTGCCTCGTCGTGTGCCTTATGGTTTTCATGGGATATTCGTGAAGGAAAGTGATCTTAACCTGCTGTAG
- the LOC132042539 gene encoding probable carotenoid cleavage dioxygenase 4, chloroplastic isoform X2, translating to MSAFTFSFTSTLLPHPKTLRSPNRTSSFSVNPKTSSYTSPKATAKSSSSKQHNKPPRKPLLEPSFPEVILNACDDFIDTFINPPRHPSIDPKYVLTNNFAPVDELPPTECEVVKGSLPPCLDGAYIRNGSNTQYLPRGPFHLFDGDGMLHSTRISQGKAIFCSRYVKTYKYMVEKEAGFSIIPNLFSDFNSLMASVSRGAVSIARTNLGQFDPSNGIGLANTSLALLGGNLFALYETDLPYAIKLAPNGDIITIGRHDFDGNLSTNMTAHPKIDPNTSEAFAFSSGPIPPFLTFFRIDPNGTKSRGVPIFSMTRPSFVHDFAITKNYAIFPDIQIEMNPFKPIITGGSPVGFNSRKVPRLGVIPRYATNESEMKWFEVPGFNMVHAINAWEEDDGDTIIVIAPNLISAEHLSKMDLIHASIEKVKIDLKTGTVSRNPMSTRNLELAGINPTYVGKKNNYWRPLAKSKRCGKIGRIHIRN from the exons ATGAGTGCTTTcactttttccttcacttctacGTTATTACCACACCCCAAAACTCTCCGTTCTCCCAATCGGACATCTTCCTTTTCAGTAAACCCTAAAACATCTTCATATACATCTCCAAAAGCCACAGCAAAAAGTTCATCATCTAAACAACATAATAAACCCCCAAGAAAACCGTTATTAGAACCTTCATTTCCCGAAGTTATCTTGAATGCATGTGACGATTTCATCGACACTTTCATTAATCCTCCTCGTCATCCTTCCATTGATCCAAAATATGTTCTCACTAACAACTTTGCTCCTGTGGACGAACTTCCTCCTACAGAATGCGAGGTGGTAAAAGGAAGCCTTCCACCGTGTCTTGATGGCGCTTACATTAGAAATGGTTCAAATACACAATATCTTCCTCGTGGACCTTTTCATCTCTTTGATGGTGATGGGATGCTTCACTCTACTAGAATTTCTCAAGGTAAAGCCATATTTTGTAGCCGTTATGTCAAAACTTACAAGTACATGGTAGAAAAAGAAGCGGGGTTTTCAATCATTCCTAATCTCTTCTCCGACTTTAATAGCCTTATGGCCTCTGTGAGTCGTGGAGCAGTGTCTATAGCTCGGACAAATCTTGGACAATTCGATCCAAGCAATGGTATTGGCCTTGCTAACACTAGTTTGGCTCTATTGGGAGGCAATTTATTTGCTCTGTATGAAACTGATCTTCCTTATGCTATAAAATTAGCCCCAAATGGTGATATCATAACTATTGGCCGTCATGATTTTGATGGAAATCTTTCTACAAATATGACAGCACATCCCAAAATTGATCCAAATACTAGTGAGGCTTTCGCTTTTAGTTCCGGTCCAATACCtccatttttaactttttttagaATTGACCCTAACGGGACTAAAAGTCGTGGTGTACCAATTTTCTCCATGACACGTCCCTCTTTTGTTCATGACTTTGCCATTACAAAAAATTATGCCATATTTCCCGATATACAAATAGAAATGAACCCTTTTAAGCCTATCATCACCGGTGGCTCACCGGTGGGTTTCAACTCGAGAAAAGTGCCTCGCCTCGGGGTGATTCCTCGTTACGCGACGAATGAGTCAGAAATGAAGTGGTTCGAAGTGCCAGGGTTTAATATGGTACATGCAATTAATGCGTGGGAAGAAGACGACGGTGACACAATAATAGTGATTGCTCCAAACTTAATATCAGCAGAGCACCTTTCGAAAATGGATTTGATCCATGCATCAATTGAAAAAGTAAAGATAGACTTGAAGACGGGTACTGTAAGTAGAAATCCAATGTCGACGAGGAATCTTGAGTTGGCAGGTATCAACCCGACTTATGTTGGGAAGAAGAACAA CTATTGGAGACCCTTGGCCAAAAGCAAAAGGTGTGGTAAAATTGGACGTATCCATATCAGAAATTGA